In the Populus trichocarpa isolate Nisqually-1 chromosome 1, P.trichocarpa_v4.1, whole genome shotgun sequence genome, ATCGGTAAGTAAAACCACTGACCATTTGGTTTTGTTGCTGTTGATGTTACAAAAATATACCTCGGCTTGCAGGAATTTCACatggtttgttttgtttgggtgttCCTTTTGGCTTATAGGGAAGAGCTTTTCCAGATCATTAAGAAGTCGGTTGGAGATATCTTAGGCCAGTGAATCATGCTTTGAAATGTAGTCAGGTGTGTTCCTTTTGAGCTTTACCTTGTTGGCATACCAGCATTTTCATTTGGTGGCCCAAGCTTTTTATGCATCGAGTTTAATCACTGTCTTCTCCCATCCTGCATGTCATCATCACTTTGCGTTCAGCCCTTCAGGCCACCAGCTCTTACGCTTCAATGCAAGTCCAGAACGCTTAACATCGTACCAGACCTCGTACTAGACAATGACCAGTAAGAAAAACTCTGGGAAATTCACACAAGAATAGAAGGATTGATTAAAACGAATCAAAGTTTTTCTACAAAAAGGGCATGGAAAATAGATGGATTGTAATGTGATTTACTCCTGACAAAAACGACTCTTGCAATGAGATTGACTATTCCCTACTTTTATTACATCAGAAGGCTATTGAATTGAACCAGTGTTGAAAAGATGTTGACGTATATCACCTTTTTCAGTCGATGCAACCATCTACAGTACCTTTTATCCCAACTGAAGTTCATGGATATTTTGTCCAATTTTGATTGTATGTGACGTGCATGAGATGATGGAAAAACACAGCTTTCTATGGTCGACTGTGACCACTAGGTGGCGATAACATTGCTTCAGGACGAAATGCTTCAGGGTCATCTCCGCCATGAGATTCTACCATGTCATTGCAGTAGCTTTCTCAATCAGGTTTCAGGTCTTGCTTTGATGTTGCAAGTGCTAAGATGTTCGAACCGACTCCCTAATGAAATACAATTCCCCAGCAATGCAAAAAACATGATCATGAAGTCACATTGATTTATAGGTCAATTGAcagaaggcaaaaaaaaataaagaaaaataacctgactttacatatatatattgatgagcACCGAGGAAAAAAACAAGACGCTTGTGTTGAATAGGAAACTGGACTCGCTTGTAAAGCCTCATTTATATAACATGTAATATTAGAGAGAATGAGGAAGAATCTTGGTGCATGTTTCCTCTATTGATCTAAATCCAGTTGATTACGCAAATTTGAAACAGATCACTAATCGATATGAAGCTGGTACTTCAGAATAAAAGGTCACCAATCCTTGAATTCTTACATTAATGTACTCTTTGTTCAATATTAATTCTTCTCGGAGATAATATgtgcttaatatttttttatcaactttcaAATAAGTTCTCACATTTTTTTCCCAACTCAAACATCAAATTGTTGGATTCTACTTGTAGCTAGTCGTAGATGGACTTCCTGGAGGTTCTATTTATTGTAGTATGCGTTTTTAATGTTGAATTGTTGACAAGCTTTCAAACTGGTAGTTTTTGTATCTATTTAGAAAGAGGAAGGGCAGACCTATACCTTTCATTGTTCCAAAAGCGATGAGCTTTCCAAGACAATCCCGTAAACATGTCAAAACAAGTCTTTCATGCTCCTTCGTGAAATTTTCATTGCATCCATGATTCAGATTTTGGTCTAGGGAAGCAGATCTTGTGAACAATTTGTCTTTCTTGTCGCACATCAAGTAATCTTCTTCAGATGAAAACGGCCCTCCATCCTGCATGTCAATGTCACAAGATCTGGAATTATCCATGACTGTTATATCAGTTCGGCTCCCAGGAAATTGGTTATGAGGCACAACTTGATGAACATCAGGTTCTTTCTTGCAATCTTTCTCAAGATCACAGGCCATCTGGTAttcttttacttcttttatCTGTGCCTTGCAATGTTCGTCTGGAAAGAGAAAATGCATTATTAAACTGTGTTAAATTCCATTACTCGCATTACTCTTACAAGTAGATGCAATAGAATTTACGTCAAAGACCTGGGCATGtaaacaaacatagaaaaggAAATAAGCTTGTACAAACGAATAGAGCTTGGGTTGGCAACTAGATATTTGTCAACAAAATTAGATTGGTGGGAATGAGAATTCCAGCAGAAATCAGAATAACAGGTTTTTGCAACTTTTGCAGTACCCTTCATTTACGTAGACAGCTTGTTGAACATGATGAGAAATTCTTGAAAAGGTTTTTCTATGAATTTgcttagtaatttttatttgttactaTGTGACAAGCAACATGTCGAACTCATCAGAATGTTCGTTGTTTATAAAGTTGATTGGCAATGTATGATTCTGAGACAACACCCCATGCAAAAACCAATTCCACGACAAGCCAACAACCCATTGGTAAATTATGAAAGTGAATAACTGGTTTcagtagagagagagatggaaatAATCTGGATCATATTTTGGTATGCATATGTTCGAGGGTTCAATGTGCGCATGTCTGTTTCAGTTCTTCACCTCTCATAAGAATAAGTGGGTCTATCTATACAAGTCCATACCAGCAAGAAACTTTGCAGCTTCTGATACAACCACCAAAAGTGAGCAGAGCTCTCTAGTGTCCAATGGATGAATAGCATCTGCTAAGAGAGATCTGGTATAGAGATCATCAACACTAGTTAGCAAATTGAGATTAAGAAACATAAAACTTTGTCAACagtcagggaaaaaaaaaaaagaatcagtggCAAATATATTAACCTGTATGTAAGCTTTGAAGAGCCCAATGCTGCAGAACTAGCAATTTGACAAACACAATCAGCACGTAAGGTTGGGATTGAAACATGAACTCCAACTGGATTAACCTGATTAGagtaacaaaaaacaaaatttaaaagaggTGGGAGATAGGTAAGTGGAAGCCATAGTCAACACAGACAACGATAATATACAGGAAATAAAGGGAATCCAAAATGTCTAAGCCTATTCAAGAAACATGGCAATAAAGATGGAGATTCAAGCTGCTGAGATCAAGATAATATCccaagaaataaattgaatgaaaaaaaaattgtagtctATCAAGACGTAGATGCAATACAAGCACACAGCCATTGTCATTAAATCAAGGCTAGCTGCTAAAGgatcattttcatcatatcaacatttaaaataaGCTCTTGTAATCAATCTGATATGGAAATAACAACCTTGATGTTCATGTCAAATATCTAGTAACAACAGTACTTGAGTCAGCATGTGAAACATTACTCACCGCATAATGTTTTGTAAACTCATGAATTTCTGTATCTCTCATGTTTGAATCAAATAGTTCTCGAAATGTTCTTTTCCTGGATTCTTGAGAGAAGATATGGCTTGAGGATACAACAGCACTAGATGAATTAGCATTTTCCTGCTGAATGTAGGCTTTGGTCTTACAATGATTTTCCGAGGTAACAACCATTCCTAGCTCACGTCCTTCCAAATTTTTGCAGCTGACACATTTGCAATTTTCAGAGCAGAGAATGTTTGCTTGAAAGCACTCACAATACTTTTTGAGGCAACCAGTTCTTTTACAGTGGCATCCCTTGATGTGTTTAGCCATTACCAAAACATCTTTTGCCGCATCCTACACTTATAGCAAAGCATTCTCAGTGCAGTTAACAATCAAGgcacaaacaaaataatctttttcaaCAGCTAGAAAGATGCCTAATTGCACAATGATGGCTacagtgaaaagaaagaaacaagagatATTGCACTGAATAACACCATACAACATTcacaataaaacaagaaaatcctAATTGTTGTCCAAAATCAAGATACAAGTtatctaaataatttaatatatacgCAATTCGCAATGGCCCATGGGCGGGTGATAAATTTAGGAACCAGAATAAACAGATCTTTCtctgcaagaaaattgaaatttacatACCCCATCGTCTGGAGGAGTACACGGACTGCCAgttatttttggtttgaaagCATTTGGATTACGTTCTAGGATGCATTCAGCAGCTTCTCTCCTCACATCCTCATTCTCCACATTATTATGACAATTAGCACAACTGCATTCATCACAATATGATCCAGAAGCAAAGCACTCGCAGTACCTGCCAATTTGTGGACGAGAATTTTTAGTCGGATATAGAAAATGCACTTCAATACTACGTACTATAAAACACATGCTAGTTATCCAGCATTCAGTAAAGGAAATCCATTTGGAGGTATCCGATTGGATGAGAATAGTACCATTTGCAAGGCAAAAGGTTTTGATTACAAGAACCCTACTACAGGTGCAGAAGACAACGAAGAAGATAACTAAGTAAATTCATCAACAAATACACAATGAAGCCGCAAATGGAGTACTCACAACTTTAAGCATTTTGATTGCTTGCAATGACACTGCCTATGACTCTTTGGAGTgccattaattattttggttctAGCCTGTGGCAGAGATATTCTAGGAGACTCTGACTTCCTGCAAGAAgtagataaaaggaaaaaaaaaattagataacaTATCAACCAAATGCTGTAAAGCTTTCCGATTTCAACAATTCCTTATTGTGATCAAGATTCTATAATTTTAAGCAAACAATTACGGCAAGCCTGACTAAGAAATTGAACACTTCTAAACACTTCAAATGGAGCTAAAACAATCAATTTATCAATCTCAAAGAGAGTAAAATCAAGATTAATCACATCCACCTCGAATCAACTAGTAATAAAAGTAACTAATGTGAATCGAAAcagaaaaaagataattaaagagAGCTCACTTAAAGGATAATGGAGAACGCGGAAGCACATGTAGCTTGGTTTGCAAGAGGAGCCTCTCGTGAGGCGACTTATGCAGCGGAGAGGCACTGACGACCGGAGACAAGCCGAACTCCGTGAAAACCAGTTTTCTCGGCGTGAAATCCGATTTGCCTAGTTCTCGTTTAACTGATTCAACCGTTTCTGGCGGGAAAAATGATGTCATTGTAATTGCATTTATCGATTTCTCAACTGATTCAATCGTCTTTGACGGTAATCTCCTTTATCGTTTCAATCCATCGACACTTCAaattcagagagagagagggagagatttGAAATGTGGAAGAGGAAACTAATGGCTTACACTGTGGGGTATTTCCATTATATTTCTGCATGTTGACCTCTTTTACTGTAAGAAGCGACGGCGAAGATTAAGTTTAGGATTAATCAACGGTTTATACCATGTTTGCAGAACGATGAGTGCAGGTGAAAATAACACTCAAAAGTTAAATGTTCTAACCTGttaaagtttaaaatttaacttttaattaaataaactttcACTTAAATTTataacacattttttatttaaattaaaatgattacaaacaaaatagatttatgattttttataaaaaaataatttacatcaatttacaaaattcatacaaaacaaaaaaaaattaaaaatatcatattattaaactcaactttgatttaaaaaattataaacttttctAGTTGAATTAATAAATACTCTCATTTAGCCAAACCATCAATTCAATCCAGGTTTTATTAACTTGAGTGAtcagtttaaaagaatatttaaaaatataataatgattattttttaaagtgtatttaatttcaaaacacattaaaataatattttttttatttttaaaaattatttttgatattagcacatcaaaattatttgaaaatatcaaaaacatattaatttaaaataaaaaaaaattaatttcatatttcatatttttttaaaagtgtaatCACTTTCTAATAAAAGTCTCTCaaagtttgattttgattttgattttgatttttttgggattCCTGATATTGAAACAGCTGGctgccttaaaaaaaaaaaaaaagttgaaattcaCTCTATTTC is a window encoding:
- the LOC7470563 gene encoding protein tesmin/TSO1-like CXC 6, with protein sequence MTSFFPPETVESVKRELGKSDFTPRKLVFTEFGLSPVVSASPLHKSPHERLLLQTKLHVLPRSPLSFKKSESPRISLPQARTKIINGTPKSHRQCHCKQSKCLKLYCECFASGSYCDECSCANCHNNVENEDVRREAAECILERNPNAFKPKITGSPCTPPDDGDAAKDVLVMAKHIKGCHCKRTGCLKKYCECFQANILCSENCKCVSCKNLEGRELGMVVTSENHCKTKAYIQQENANSSSAVVSSSHIFSQESRKRTFRELFDSNMRDTEIHEFTKHYAVNPVGVHVSIPTLRADCVCQIASSAALGSSKLTYRSLLADAIHPLDTRELCSLLVVVSEAAKFLADEHCKAQIKEVKEYQMACDLEKDCKKEPDVHQVVPHNQFPGSRTDITVMDNSRSCDIDMQDGGPFSSEEDYLMCDKKDKLFTRSASLDQNLNHGCNENFTKEHERLVLTCLRDCLGKLIAFGTMKGSRFEHLSTCNIKARPET